The following are encoded together in the Nymphaea colorata isolate Beijing-Zhang1983 chromosome 14, ASM883128v2, whole genome shotgun sequence genome:
- the LOC116267670 gene encoding uncharacterized protein LOC116267670 isoform X2 has protein sequence MMSLLLTMEGHTSPQAPDVDDARKMSPVVQDPSTSSGVMCAETIGGNVEVLGRGITSILENLISGFADRAEGVGQSQVQLSNSIDRLTRELDQLLEDAPMPFIMQHASKISGLCKRVSSLNTILKSMQRRIDNIDHLLSLQFSEDCSRLFLMDW, from the exons ATGATGTCTTTACTCCTCACCATGGAGGGACATACTTCCCCACAAGCACCAGATGTCGACGACGCCAGGAAAATGTCGCCGGTCGTCCAGGATCCGTCCACTTCATCTGGCGTTATGTGTGCGGAGACGATCGGGGGAAACGTAGAGGTGTTGGGAAGAGGGATCACGTCCATTCTGGAAAACCTAATCAGTGGTTTTGCGGATCGAGCTGAGGGTGTCGGACAGAGCCAAGTCCAACTTTCGAACAGCATCGACAGGCTCACCCGAG AATTAGATCAGCTCCTAGAGGATGCTCCCATGCCTTTCATCATGCAACATGCATCAAAGATTTCTGGACTGTGCAAGAGGGTCTCATCACTAAATACAATTTTAAAGTCGATGCAACGGCGCATTGATAATATAGACCACCTGCTCTCTTTACAGTTTTCAGAAG ATTGTTCGAGGCTGTTCCTTATGGATTGGTGA
- the LOC116267670 gene encoding uncharacterized protein LOC116267670 isoform X1: protein MMSLLLTMEGHTSPQAPDVDDARKMSPVVQDPSTSSGVMCAETIGGNVEVLGRGITSILENLISGFADRAEGVGQSQVQLSNSIDRLTRELDQLLEDAPMPFIMQHASKISGLCKRVSSLNTILKSMQRRIDNIDHLLSLQFSEGVKNESSSRDNTSHQSRSG from the exons ATGATGTCTTTACTCCTCACCATGGAGGGACATACTTCCCCACAAGCACCAGATGTCGACGACGCCAGGAAAATGTCGCCGGTCGTCCAGGATCCGTCCACTTCATCTGGCGTTATGTGTGCGGAGACGATCGGGGGAAACGTAGAGGTGTTGGGAAGAGGGATCACGTCCATTCTGGAAAACCTAATCAGTGGTTTTGCGGATCGAGCTGAGGGTGTCGGACAGAGCCAAGTCCAACTTTCGAACAGCATCGACAGGCTCACCCGAG AATTAGATCAGCTCCTAGAGGATGCTCCCATGCCTTTCATCATGCAACATGCATCAAAGATTTCTGGACTGTGCAAGAGGGTCTCATCACTAAATACAATTTTAAAGTCGATGCAACGGCGCATTGATAATATAGACCACCTGCTCTCTTTACAGTTTTCAGAAG GTGTGAAGAATGAGTCGTCTTCAAGGGATAACACTAGTCACCAGAGCAGATCCGGTTGA